One part of the Scatophagus argus isolate fScaArg1 chromosome 12, fScaArg1.pri, whole genome shotgun sequence genome encodes these proteins:
- the fam193b gene encoding protein FAM193B, whose translation MARKKSKQQGVTQKELVPGQQPVSKSPVSPGDAAGGGGGDAGLDRLATTRANQPMHTCCLLCHREFKDWGASSVNGLPGGHGTKLADAVPALSQALLREAPGRKLADAVPSLSQSLLGEVPLWICQSCCKSVEEEERRSTQEQTTQVPLSHSSSCKSQSCGNGYPEQSTVDWDPSSFLSAHKLSGLWNSAHTNGGEHCSHNTSSHTQQGVTAGSACHEKRGLHEAPGKSAKTSGTKVCPYSHPSSQNSSGSSAGNPLSTSADHCKTTPKHFKTMCRRPTPPGEAFHSSDHHEHTDLSVPPNSPTGLSSQHSSLLPPKPNSGQHGHVTSSSGTGVAAHAPFSPLVPNLHGPTSKLNSPSPDSPTSVHKPSPCKNSHIPAVNTQHSKLGTSIMGCNHPCNGHSVGTVATSNVGHLTAGACRDQACKGHKMTNGMLCHPSSELEEGEDEDSSSERSSCASSSTNQKDGKYCDCCYCEFFGHNAPPAAPTSRNYAEIREKLRSRLTRRKEELPQRQDSELTVAGAIDNRDVDELLDFINSSEPKPVNSAKAAKRARHKQKKKEKAQQGSSGAAGSDPCSNPSEPVDDPIPDGSEASRLLDWPQLELERVNSFLTSRLEEIKNTIKDSIRASFSMYDLNLDVNDFPKKAATLEGNHLLSHLNGSSDLQQIDLDLAPLSLGSFKNHLDLVNGWEDTATVSSPNSTTMASGDPVGSKDIQRLHTTPSLSKLIRVRSPDRCTSTGSDSLPRVPAQATAKSKEDSPDPKNTTVGNGGAKSKKNKKQQQRQEQSSSEQNFNKSTKVASGNETQKTNESKEIASNSSKFGNKQPQHCAETQRNGPKKTEEGKLSKPTANGANGSLSNVQRVKAETETRGGRCEQDSESRAHPTISANVQQQSKGKNKKNKNKGEKSSSAIDDVFLPKDMDPTEMDEIDREVEYFKRFCLDSAKQTRQKVAVNWSNFSLKKVPSNAAQ comes from the exons ATGGCAAGGAAGAAAAGCAAGCAGCAAGGGGTCACCCAGAAGGAGCTTGTGCCTGGACAGCAGCCTGTATCGAAGAGCCCAGTCTCTCCCGGCGATGCAGCTGGCGGTGGCGGCGGGGATGCTGGGCTGGATAGGCTGGCTACCACCAGGGCGAACCAG CCTATGcacacctgctgcctcctgtgcCACCGAGAATTTAAGGACTGGGGAGCAAGCTCAGTAAACGGACTCCCTGGCGGTCATGGCACCAAGCTGGCGGATGCTGTACCTGCGCTCTCTCAAGCCTTGTTGCGGGAGGCGCCAGGGCGTAAGCTTGCTGATGCGGTCCCCTCGCTGTCTCAGTCCCTGCTGGGAGAGGTTCCTCTGTGGatctgtcagagctgctgcaagagtgtagaagaggaggagaggcggAGCACTCAGGAGCAGACGACACAG GTACCATTATCACACAGCTCCTCCTGCAAGTCTCAGAGCTGTGGGAACGGTTACCCTGAGCAAAGTACTGTGGATTGGGACCCGAGTTCCTTCCTGTCAGCCCACAAACTGTCAGGTCTCTGGAACTCTGCCCACACCAACGGAGGGGAACACTGCAGCCACAAcacttcttcacacacacaacaag GTGTAACAGCGGGATCAGCCTGTCATGAGAAAAGAGGACTCCATGAAGCGCCTGGGAAATCTGCTAAAACGTCGGGGACCAAAGTCTGCCCCTACAGTCACCCGTCGTCCCAGAATTCCAGTGGATCTTCTGCTGGGAACCCCCTGTCTACCTCAGCAGATCATTGTAAGACCACTCCCAAGCACTTCAAGACCATGTGCCGTCGACCAACACCACCAG GTGAAGCCTTCCACTCCAGTGAccaccatgaacacacagactTGTCGGTACCCCCCAACAGTCCCACCGGCCTATCCTCCCAGCATTCTTCACTCCTGCCCCCAAAGCCAAACTCCGGGCAACATGGCCATGTAACCTCATCATCTGGCACTGGTGTGGCAGCACATGCTCCCTTCTCCCCGTTGGTACCAAATCTCCACGGCCCTACATCCAAACTCAATTCTCCCAGTCCAGACAGCCCAACATCTGTCCATAAGCCCAGCCCATGTAAAAACTCCCACATTCCTGCCgtgaacacacagcacagcaaactGGGTACGTCTATTATGGGCTGTAACCATCCTTGTAATGGACACAGTGTGGGAACAGTGGCCACTTCAAATGTAGGCCATCTGACAGCAGGGGCCTGCAG GGACCAGGCATGCAAGGGGCACAAAATGACTAATGGAATGTTGTGCCACCCTTCTtctgagctggaggagggagaggatgaagacagcagctctgagaggAGCTCTTGTGCCTCCTCTTCCACCAACCAGAAGGATGGGAAGTACTGTGACTGCTGCTACTGCGAGTTCTTTGGGCACAATGCG CCTCCAGCTGCACCGACAAGCCGTAACTACGCTGAGATCCGAGAGAAACTCCGCTCACGTCTGACGCGACGTAAAGAAGAGCTGCCTCAGCGTCAAGATTCTGAACTGACAGTGGCTGGTGCCATTGACAATCGGGATGTAGATGAGCTGCTAGACTTCATAAACAGTTCTGAGCCCAAACCTGTCAACAGTGCCAAGGCTGCCAAAAGGGCGcgacacaaacaaaagaagaag gaaAAAGCTCAACAGGGCAGCTCGGGTGCTGCAGGCAGTGACCCCTGCTCCAATCCATCTGAACCTGTTGACGATCCCATCCCTGATGGCTCAGAAGCCAGTCGGTTGCTTGACTGGCCTCAGTTGGAGCTTGAGCGTGTCAACAGCTTCCTCACCAGTCGGCTTGAAGAGATTAAGAACACCATCAAAGACTCAATCCGGGCCTCATTTAGCATGTACGACCTCAATCTGGATGTCAATGACTTCCCAAAGAAGGCAGCCACGTTGGAGGGCAACCATTTACTCTCCCACCTCAATGGTTCCTCTGACTTGCAGCAGATAGACCTTGACCTGGCTCCCCTTTCGCTTGGAAGCTTTAAGAACCACCTGGACCTGGTTAATGGATGGGAGGACACAGCCACTGTGTCATCCCCTAATAGCACCACCATGGCATCAGGGGACCCTGTTGGGTCCAAGGACATTCAGCGGTTGCACACTACCCCCAGTCTCTCAAAGCTCATAAGGGTCCGTTCCCCAGACAGATGCACTTCGACTGGGTCTGACAGTTTGCCACGGGTGCCAGCCCAAGCTACAGCTAAATCGAAGGAGGACTCCCCTGATCCCAAGAACACAACAGTTGGGAATGGCGGTGCCAAGtcaaagaagaataaaaagcagcagcaaagacaGGAACAATCTTCTTCAGAGCAAAATTTCAACAAATCAACCAAAGTTGCCTCTGggaatgaaacacagaaaaccaatGAGTCTAAAGAAATTGCTTCTAACAGCTCAAAATTTGGGAACAAACAGCCCCAACACTGTGCAGAAACCCAGAGAAATGGGCCTAAGAAAACGGAGGAGGGCAAATTATCCAAACCTACAGCAAATGGAGCAAATGGCAGCCTCTCGAATGTTCAAAGGGtgaaagctgaaacagaaactCGAGGTGGTCGATGTGAGCAGGATTCAGAAAGCAGAGCTCACCCCACCATTTCAGCAAATGTGCAGCAACAATCCAAGGGGAAAAataagaagaacaagaacaagggTGAAAAATCCAGCAGTGCTATCG ATGACGTATTTCTCCCTAAAGATATGGATCCAACAGAAATGGATGAGATTGATCGCGAAGTGGAATACTTTAAAAG GTTTTGCCTTGACTCTGCAAAACAAACTCGCCAGAAGGTAGCAGTGAATTGGTCCAACTTCAGCCTCAAAAAAGTTCCTTCCAATGCAGCTCAATAA
- the LOC124067975 gene encoding probable ATP-dependent RNA helicase DDX41 translates to METENRPKKRSYEKDEMSGSEGSEDDDYVPYVPVKIRKQQMLQKMLRLRGKAVDEEQKDSGEEQRDEDEGLGPRSNVSLLDQHQHLKEKAEARKESAKEKQLKEEEKILESVAEGRALMSVKEMAKGIIYDDPIKTSWKAPRYILNMPETRHERVRKKFHILVDGDGIPPPIKSFREMKFPPAILKGLKKKGIVHPTPIQIQGIPTVLSGRDMIGIAFTGSGKTLVFTLPIIMFALEQEKRLPFFKREGPYGLIICPSRELARQTHGIIEYYCRLLEEEGAPQLRCALCIGGMSVKEQMEVVKHGVHTMVATPGRLMDLLQKKMVSLDICRYLALDEADRMIDMGFEEDIRTIFSYFKGQRQTLLFSATMPKKIQNFAKSALVKPITINVGRAGAASLDVIQEVEYVKEEAKMVYLLECLQKTPPPVLIFAEKKADVDAIHEYLLLKGVEAVAIHGGKDQEERTKAIEAFKEGKKDVLVATDVASKGLDFPAIQHVVNYDMPEEIENYVHRIGRTGRSGKTGIATTFINKGCDESVLMDLKALLVEAKQKVPPVLQVLQTGDETMLDIGGERGCTFCGGLGHRITDCPKLEAMQTKQVTNIGRKDYLAHSSMDF, encoded by the exons atggAGACCGAAAATCGACCCAAAAAG AGATCCTATGAGAAGGATGAAATGTCTGGTTCAGAAGGATCCGAGGATGATGATTATGTTCCATATGTTCCggtcaaaataagaaaacagcaaatg CTACAGAAGATGTTACGTCTGCGAGGAAAGGCAGTGGACGAGGAGCAGAAGGACAGtggggaggagcagagggatgAGGATGAGGGCCTTGGTCCACGCTCCAATGTCAGTCTCCTCGACCAGCATCAGCACCTCAAGGAGAAAGCAGAAG CGCGTAAAGAGTCTGCCAAAGAGAAGCagctgaaagaggaggagaagattcTTGAGAGTGTTGCAGAAGGCAGAG ctCTGATGTCTGTGAAGGAAATGGCCAAAGGTATCATCTATGATGATCCCATAAAAACAAG CTGGAAGGCGCCACGCTACATTCTAAATATGCCAGAGACACGTCACGAGCGCGTCAGAAAAAAGTTTCACATCCTGGTTGATGGAGACGGTATTCCTCCTCCGATCAAAAGCTTCAGAGAAATGAAGTTTCCACCAG CAATTCTGAAAGGTTTGAAAAAGAAGGGCATTGTGCATCCCACACCAATTCAAATTCAAGGAATCCCTACAGT TTTGTCAGGTCGAGACATGATTGGCATAGCCTTCACGGGTTCTGGAAAAACTTTGGTATTCACTCTGCCCATCATCATGTTTGCACTGGAGCAGGAGAAAAGGCTGCCTTTCTTTAAGAGAGAAGGACCATATGGACTCATCATCTGTCCCTCA AGAGAGTTGGCAAGGCAGACTCACGGCATCATCGAGTACTACTGcaggctgctggaggaggagggagctcCTCAACTGCGCTGTGCCCTCTGCATTGGGGGAATGTCTGTCAAGGAGCAGATGGAGGTAGTAAAACA TGGTGTTCACACGATGGTAGCTACACCTGGCAGACTGATGGATTTGCTTCAGAAAAAGATGGTGAGTTTGGACATCTGCCGCTACTTGGCTCTCGATGAGGCTGATAGGATGATTGACATGGGCTTTGAGGAAGACATCAGAACCATCTTTTCCTATTTCAAG gGACAAAGACAAACTCTGCTCTTCAGTGCCACTATGCCCAAGAAGATCCAGAACTTTGCCAAGAGTGCACTGGTCAAACCCATCACTATCAATGTGGGCAGGGCTGGAGCTGCCAGCTTGGATGTCATTCAA gaagtGGAATACGTCAAAGAGGAGGCCAAGATGGTGTACCTGCTCGAGTGTCTCCAGAAAACACCACCTCCT GTGCTAATATTTGCTGAGAAGAAGGCTGATGTAGATGCCATCCATGAATATCTTCTGCTGAAAGGAGTCGAGGCAGTGGCTATCCATGGAGGAAAAG atcAGGAGGAAAGAACAAAAGCCATAGAGGCAtttaaagaaggaaagaaagatgtCTTAGTTGCCACAGATGTTGCCTCCAAGGGATTGGATTTCCCTGCTATACAGCATGTAGTGAATTATGACATGCCTGAGGAGATTGAAAACTATG TCCATAGAATTGGAAGAACTGGACGATCAGGCAAGACGGGTATTGCCACTACATTCATTAATAAAGGATGTg ATGAGTCGGTACTGATGGACCTTAAAGCCCTGCTGGTTGAAGCAAAGCAGAAGGTTCCTCCAGTCCTCCAAGTGCTCCAGACAGGAGACGAGACCATGCTGGACATTGGAG gagagagaggatgtACCTTTTGTGGTGGTCTGGGTCATCGTATTACGGACTGTCCAAAGTTGGAGGCCATGCAGACCAAGCAAGTCACCAACATTGGGCGGAAAGACTACCTGGCTCATAGTTCTATGGACTTCTAA